One genomic segment of Arthrobacter sp. Marseille-P9274 includes these proteins:
- a CDS encoding helix-turn-helix domain-containing protein, producing the protein MAEEKNFSNVRFLTVAEVAEVMRVSKMTVYRLVHAGDLPAVRFGRSYRVPESAVEQYVQGAVVDGQSGTA; encoded by the coding sequence ATGGCTGAGGAGAAGAACTTCTCGAACGTCCGCTTCCTCACGGTCGCGGAGGTTGCCGAGGTCATGCGCGTCTCGAAGATGACCGTCTACCGCCTGGTCCACGCCGGCGATCTGCCTGCCGTCCGCTTCGGCCGCTCCTACCGCGTTCCGGAATCCGCAGTGGAGCAGTATGTGCAGGGAGCGGTAGTGGACGGCCAGAGCGGCACCGCCTGA
- a CDS encoding AURKAIP1/COX24 domain-containing protein produces MGSVIKKRRKRMAKKKHRKLLRKTRHQRRNKK; encoded by the coding sequence GTGGGTTCAGTTATCAAGAAGCGCCGCAAGCGTATGGCAAAGAAGAAGCACCGTAAGCTGCTTCGCAAGACCCGCCACCAGCGCCGCAACAAGAAGTAG